One window from the genome of Podospora pseudocomata strain CBS 415.72m chromosome 6, whole genome shotgun sequence encodes:
- the PMS1 gene encoding ATP-binding mismatch repair protein (EggNog:ENOG503NV9D; BUSCO:EOG0926213Z; COG:L), producing the protein MASNVTIKAIDSSAVHQIQAGQVIVDLCSVAKELVENSVDAGATTIEVRFKNQGLDSIEVQDNGAGIAPHNYESVALKHYTSKLSTYDDLSTLQTFGFRGEALSSLCALSKFSVITCTKEQVPRAAKLEFEMSGKLKSTSVLSGQRGTSVIVEDLFRNLPVRRRELERNIKREWGKVISLLNQYACIQTGVKFTVSQQPTKGKRMVLFSTKGNPTTRENIINVFGVKTMNALITMDLKLQLTPTAGPLVKGKARADGSNTEVRVLGHVSRPTPGEGRQTPDRQMFYVNGRPCGLPQFVKVFNEVYRSYNASQLPFIFADIQLDTHLYDVNVSPDKRTILLHDQGQMLDNLRESLIELFETQDVTIPTSQAQGLRQTPFKKPTLVRSQTPVSVASVSNRRTATLSHQSSESDSPITQRRASVDDQDEEKEETSEMAENPEKDETEVAMEDAEDEPPQSSIPAIPPPSQPAAPRSSPIAPARFKRSTQEVATITIGDSTVTSVIRSPLKRSRIEEPSRPSQKLGAAKAGKKTAPVPSFGGRLTQMFSAAASSKGGSAEDLEITTEEVDIEDEEIEVDEKASDAAGSAEGQDDDNEESLFVSQGEDNDVDMEEPEMPRSSHEEGEGEEEEELRADNEGNEEMPSEADSPRASVEQDECCDHDSADDEYIDEEEKKAQEEKKVQALIDAAQATAAEASEESEKRSQMLLKGRPKRKDMTLNLIHRVRTNEMEISQQIISLSNHLPPQKSKPPPSQDDDGLDAANPEEKLSLKITKTDFAKMKIIGQFNLGFILAVREGSSSPSDDDDELFIIDQHASDEKYNFERLQSTTTVQSQRLVQPKPLTLTALEEEIILENLVSLERNGFVVSVDTSGDSPVGSRCQLVTLPLSRETTFDLTDLEELIFLLGDNPSSSATTIPRPSKVRKMFAMRACRSSIMIGRALSGRQMERVVRNMGGMEKPWNCPHGRPTMRHLCGLGGAFEGRTWQEGGKVDWRVFLRGGKGKQRAG; encoded by the exons ATGGCGTCCAACGTCACCATCAAGGCCATCGACTCGAGTGCAGTCCACCAGATCCAAGCTGGTCAGGTTATTGTCGATTTGTGCTCTGTAGCCAAAGAGCTCGTGGAGAACAGTGTGGATGCCGGGGCAACCACCATCG AGGTTCGGTTCAAAAACCAAGGTCTTGACTCCATCGAGGTCCAAGACAATGGAGCCGGAATTGCACCACACAACTACGAATCAGTCGCCCTAAAGCATTACACGTCCAAGCTCTCAACATATGATGATCTCTCCACACTTCAGACGTTTGGCTTCCGTGGGGAGGCATTGTCCTCCCTCTGCGCACTATCCAAATTCTCTGTTATAACTTGCACCAAGGAGCAGGTCCCTCGCGCTGCGAAGCTCGAGTTCGAGATGTCTGGGAAGCTTAAGAGCACCAGCGTTCTTTCGGGCCAGCGTGGTACTTCTGTAATTGTAGAGGACCTCTTCCGCAACCTCCCAGTACGCCGTCGTGAGCTGGAGAGAAACATCAAGAGGGAATGGGGCAAGGTTATCAGCCTGCTCAACCAATATGCCTGCATCCAAACGGGCGTCAAGTTCACCGTTTCCCAGCAGCCCACCaaagggaagaggatggtTCTGTTCTCGACCAAGGGTAATCCCACAACACGCGAGAATATCATCAATGTGTTTGGCGTCAAGACGATGAATGCTTTGATCACAATGGATCTCAAGCTGCAGCTCACACCTACCGCCGGTCCTCTCGTGAAGGGTAAGGCTAGAGCTGATGGGAGCAATACCGAGGTTAGGGTGCTCGGGCATGTCTCCCGGCCGACACCTGGTGAAGGCCGACAAACACCAGATCGTCAAATGTTCTACGTCAATGGGCGGCCTTGCGGTCTACCCCAGTTTGTCAAGGTTTTCAACGAGGTGTATCGCTCCTACAATGCTTCACAGTTGCCTTTCATCTTTGCAGACATTCAACTCGACACTCATCTTTACGATGTCAATGTCAGTCCAGACAAGCGCACCATCTTGCTCCACGACCAAGGTCAGATGCTTGACAATCTGCGGGAGTCTTTGATTGAACTCTTCGAGACGCAGGATGTCACCATTCCGAcatcccaagcccaagggtTGAGGCAGACGCCGTTTAAGAAACCGACGCTTGTTCGCTCCCAGACACCGGTCTCTGTTGCTTCTGTAAGCAACAGGAGGACAGCCACACTGTCACATCAATCGTCCGAATCAGACTCACCGATTACACAGAGACGAGCGTCGGTCGATGATCAGGAcgaagagaaagaggaaaCTTCTGAGATGGCCGAGAACCCAGAGAAAGACGAGACAGAGGTCGCAATGGAAGATGCAGAAGACGAGCCACCACAGTCTTCAATTCCGGCGATTCCGCCACCGTCGCAACCTGCAGCTCCACGATCTAGTCCCATCGCTCCAGCTCGGTTTAAACGGTCAACTCAAGAAGTGGCTACGATCACCATAGGCGACTCCACCGTGACGAGCGTGATCAGGAGTCCCCTGAAACGATCAAGAATTGAGGAGCCTTCCAGGCCTTCACAAAAGCTTGGCGCTGCTAAGGCCGGGAAGAAGACCGCACCTGTGCCATCCTTTGGCGGACGTCTCACTCAAATGTTTTCTGCTGCGGCGAGTAGTAAGGGAGGCTCGGCAGAAGATCTCGAGATTACTACAGAAGAGGTGGAcattgaggatgaggaaattgaggtggatgagaaAGCGTCGGACGCCGCTGGATCGGCAGAGGGCCAGGACGATGACAACGAAGAGTCCTTGTTTGTGTCTCAAGGAGAGGATAATGATGTGGACATGGAAGAACCTGAGATGCCTCGTTCCTCTCacgaagaaggggagggggaggaggaggaggagctccgGGCTGACAATGAAGGGAATGAGGAGATGCCTTCAGAAGCAGACAGCCCAAGAGCCTCTGTCGAGCAAGACGAATGCTGTGACCATGACTCAGCCGACGACGAGTAcattgacgaggaagaaaagaaggcacaagaagaaaagaaggtACAAGCCCTCATCGACGCCGCCCAGGCCACCGCTGCCGAAGCATCAGAAGAAAGCGAAAAGCGCTCCCAGATGCTCCTCAAAGGCCGTCCAAAGCGGAAAGACATgaccctcaacctcatccacaGGGTCAGAACCAACGAAATGGAGATTAGCCAGCAAATCATCTCCCTTtcaaaccacctcccaccccagaaaagcaaaccacctccctcccaagacgacgacggctTAGATGCAGCCAACCCCGAAGAGAAACTCTCCCTAAAAATCACCAAAACCGACTTTGCCAAAATGAAAATCATCGGCCAATTCAACCTAGGCTTCATCCTCGCCGTCCGGGAgggttcctcctccccctcagacgacgatgacgagctcTTCATAATCGACCAACACGCCTCGGACGAGAAATACAACTTTGAGCGCCtccaatccaccaccacggtCCAATCCCAGCGTCTTGTCCAGCCCAAACCCTTGACCCTGACCGCCCTAGAAGAGGAGATAATCCTCGAGAATCTCGTCTCTCTCGAGCGCAACGGGTTTGTGGTATCAGTCGACACGTCTGGGGACTCCCCGGTGGGATCGAGGTGTCAACTCGTAACTCTACCTTTGTCGAGGGAGACAACGTTTGATTTGAcggatttggaggagttgatcTTTTTGCTGGGGGATAACCCGAGCAGTTCGGCTACGACGATCCCGAGACCGTCAAAGGTGAGGAAGATGTTTGCCATGAGGGCTTGCAGGAGTAGTATCATGATTGGGAGGGCGTTGTCGGGGAGGcagatggagagggtggtgaggaatatgggggggatggagaaACCGTGGAATTGCCCGCATGGGAGGCCGACGATGAGGCATTtgtgtgggttggggggagcaTTTGAGGGGAGGACGTggcaggagggggggaaggtggatTGGAGGgtgtttttgaggggggggaaggggaaacaGAGGGCTGGGTGA
- the MSP1 gene encoding mitochondrial dynamin GTPase Msp1 (COG:O; EggNog:ENOG503NVTE) produces the protein MSDNKRLRDLGAGLTSGMLLAAGALTAYLLLKDVVAPYFARVVDPDHEKNEATRKRAQANLQRIRKKIAENSANDAANTDASQKTSVEDLVLNEYENQVALEVVAPEDIPVGFDDIGGLEEIIEEVKEAIIYPLTMPHLYQHGGSLLAAPSGVLLYGPPGCGKTMLAKAVAHESGASFINLHISTLTEKWYGDSNKLVRAVFSLARKLEPAIIFIDEIDAVLGQRHNGEHEASGMVKAEFMTLWDGLTSSNAAGVPARIVVLGATNRINAIDEAILRRMPKKFPVSLPGTEQRRRILELILGNTKRDPDFDVEYIAKVTAGMSGSDLKEACRDAAMVPMREYIRQHRASGASMSRVAPEGVRGIRTDDFFGRRGGQVLHVPPPAATNGQSESEWRDVQELEEDVVTTLS, from the exons ATGAGCGACAACAAGCGCTTAAGAGATCTGGGGGCGGGCTTGACCTCGGGCATGCTCCTTGCAGCTGGT GCCCTAACCGCGTACCTGCTACTCAAAGATGTCGTCGCCCCCTACTTTGCGCGGGTAGTCGACCCAGACCACGAGAAGAACGAAGCGACACGAAAAAGGGCACAGGCGAACCTGCAAAGGATACGAAAGAAGATTGCCGAGAACAGCGCAAATGACGCAGCCAACACAGATGCATCACAAAAGACCAGCGTTGAGGACTTGGTTCTGAACGAGTACGAAAACCAGGTAGCACTGGAGGTCGTCGCGCCAGAGGACATCCCGGTTGGCTTTGACGACATTGGAGGATTGGAGGAAATCATTGAAGAAGTGAAGGAGGCTATCATCTACCCATTAACGATGCCACATTTGTACCAGCATGGTGGGTCTCTCCTGGCTGCACCATCTGGCGTGCTGCTGTACGGCCCACCAGGCTGTGGCAAGACGATGCTGGCAAAGGCTGTGGCACACGAGAGCGGTGCCTCGTTCATCAACCTTCACATCTCGACACTTACGGAAAAATGGTATGGCGACTCCAACAAGCTGGTCCGTGCCGTCTTCTCTCTGGCGCGCAAGCTTGAGcccgccatcatcttcatcgatGAGATTGATGCTGTGCTGGGGCAACGACACAATGGCGAGCACGAAGCCAGTGGCATGGTCAAGGCTGA ATTCATGACGCTATGGGATGGTCTCACCTCGTCCAACGCCGCCGGTGTTCCTGCACGCATTGTTGTGCTCGGTGCCACCAACAGGATAAACGCCATCGACGAGGCCATTCTCAGGAGAATGCCCAAGAAATTCCCTGTTTCTCTTCCGGGAACTGAGCAGCGTCGTCGCATTCTCGAATTGATCCTCGGGAATACCAAGCGTGATCCGGACTTTGATGTTGAATATATTGCCAAGGTCACGGCGGGCATGTCCGGAAGCGATCTCAAGGAAGCGTGCCGCGACGCCGCCATGGTTCCCATGAGAGAGTATATCCGCCAGCATCGTGCGTCCGGGGCGTCCATGTCCCGGGTAGCCCCTGAGGGCGTCCGCGGTATCAGAACCGATGACTTCTTCGGTCGGCGAGGCGGACAGGTCCTTCATGTGCCACCGCCTGCTGCTACTAATGGGCAATCCGAAAGCGAATGGCGCGATGTCCAGGAACTCGAAGAGGACGTTGTTACCACGCTCTCTTAG
- the BST1 gene encoding GPI inositol deacylase (EggNog:ENOG503NVMH; COG:U; BUSCO:EOG09262KN8): MTRHSSGSSEDGDTLHVEVPHVSSSNQSALRPQAAAQPSTSTSPDSTASHHHQRRSSADPRTSSSISRRSTSINWKPTETRNGSLEKPPSPTRPTTPSPLGLIPTANGSHAKKREMEKAQEAMFAVRHQRWRSPWAIGLLALVASITGIALLLTVVHSSVTRQIDPKGCRMSYLRPSYAKLNEFDTEHTRLASKYSLYMYREQGIDHDTRVRGVPVLFIPGNAGSYKQVRPIASEAANYFHDVLQHDPETYNAGIRSLDFFTVDFNEDITAFHGQTLLDQAEYLNEAIRYILSLYLDPRVSDRNPDLPDPTSVIVLGHSMGGIVARTMLIMPNYQTNSINTIITMSAPHARPPVSFDSQIVKAYKDINDYWRHAYSQQWANNNPLWHVTLVSIAGGGLDTVVPSDYASVESLVPDTHGFTVFTSTIPTVWTSMDHQAILWCDQFRKVLVRTLFDLSDVHRASQTKPRAERMRVFKKRLLTGMETVAEKTAPRSDPTTLLTVEDNSDTIIAQGERLVLRQLGTTGRVRAHLMTIPPPGPPEVKRFTLMTDIKLDQPGENGKLEVMFCSVVPSQPGQTGAGFPSQIDLSKGTAGTTRLACRSAAPDVIPLPGSNKTTAFPFYRDLEKQVLPFYYLEYDLDDIAEQQFIAVVEKATNPTQGFVIAEFSEQSQSHQTAQIGLQRLLTSGLKFTMPAARPMVTETKVPSLQSSLLAYNLRLSSHSCGNKEELFAPMVRQYLVEPFESKYFVNVRDAPISLHGVAPYVPPPLAKRSASEDGLSFQFWTDPTCDSSIEVELEVDFSGSLGKLYMRYRTVFAAFPLLVVALVLRKQFRVYDTTGVFITFTESLDLCLRQSIPLMLASLTMLTVATANPNPAGSASFWHWNKSTSSLVDFHLNDYLIGTQDPMFLFLIPMIGIICVGVCTVFNYITLALTHLLSSLFNLLAFRPAWVRNDERKKQGGAGFLPSSPRRRMITTAVLLFLVSTAIPYQFAYLVACLVQLTTTVRAQRIAQELQSAANSSFYNYVHSILILMLWILPINLPTLVVWIHNLAVHWLTPFTSHHNVLSIMPFIVLVETLTTGKMVPPVTGRMKHLTSILLFGIAIYAAVYGISYAYTLHHLVNLVAFWLVILHSTSDSWPISGLKHLYEGDAEDRKGGKEP, encoded by the exons ATGACGAGGCACTCATCAGGATCCTCCGAAGACGGTGACACTTTGCACGTCGAGGTTCCTCATGTCAGTTCGTCCAACCAATCCGCCCTGAGGCCACAGGCCGCCGCACAGCCTTCCACCTCAACTAGCCCAGacagcaccgccagccatcaccaccagcgtcGCAGCAGCGCTGACCCGCgaacctcgtcctcgatcAGTCGGAGGTCAACCAGCATCAATTGGAAGCCTACCGAGACCAGGAATGGCTCACTAGAGAAGCCCCCATCGCCGACGcgcccaacaaccccctctccactCGGCCTGATACCGACCGCGAATGGGTCACATgcaaagaagagagagatggaaaaggcgCAAGAGGCCATGTTTGCCGTCCGGCATCAGCGATGGCGAAGCCCGTGGGCAATTGGCCTTCTTGCGCTTGTCGCATCCATCACCGGTATCGCCTTGCTGCTGACGGTGGTTCACTCGTCGGTAACACGACAAATTGATCCAAAGGGCTGTCGAATGTCTTACTTGCGCCCGTCATACGCCAAGCTCAACGAGTTCGACACGGAACACACCCGTCTCGCAAGCAAATATTCGCTGTACATGTATCGCGAACAGGGAATTGACCATGACACAAGG GTACGAGGAGTCCCCGTTCTCTTCATTCCTGGCAATGCCGGGAGCTACAAGCAAGTCCGACCCATTGCCTCTGAGGCAGCAAACTACTTCCACGATGTCCTGCAGCATGACCCCGAGACATACAACGCCGGCATCAGAAGCCTCGACTTCTTCACCGTCGATTTCAATGAAGATATCACGGCGTTCCACGGGCAGACCCTCCTCGACCAGGCCGAATACCTCAATGAGGCGATTCGCTACATCCTCTCGCTCTACCTCGATCCGCGCGTTTCCGACCGAAACCCTGATCTTCCCGACCCGACCTCGGTGATAGTGCTGGGCCACTCTATGGGAGGAATTGTTGCGCGGACAATGCTCATCATGCCCAACTACCAAACGAACtcgatcaacaccatcatcaccatgtcgGCGCCTCACGCCCGGCCACCTGTGTCCTTTGACAGCCAGATCGTCAAGGCATACAAAGACATCAACGATTATTGGAGGCATGCCTACTCGCAACAGTGGGCCAATAACAATCCCCTCTGGCATGTGACGCTTGTTTCGATCGCGGGCGGAGGACTCGACACCGTGGTCCCTTCGGATTATGCGAGCGTCGAGTCGTTGGTTCCAGACACGCATGGATTCACTGTCTTCACATCGACCATTCCCACAGTATGGACGAGCATGGATCATCAGGCGATTCTGTGGTGCGACCAGTTCCGCAAGGTGTTGGTTCGGACGCTATTTGACCTCTCCGATGTGCACAGGGCATCCCAAACGAAACCGAGGGCGGAGAGAATGCGCGTCTTCAAAAAGCGGCTGCTTACCGGCATGGAAACTGTTGCTGAGAAGACGGCGCCTCGATCAGACCCCACGACTTTGCTTACCGTGGAGGACAATTCTGACACCATCATTGCTCAGGGGGAGCGGTTAGTTTTGCGGCAATTGGGAACCACTGGCAGGGTTCGCGCCCACCTCATGACCATCCCACCTCCCGGGCCTCCCGAAGTCAAGCGCTTTACTTTGATGACCGATATCAAGCTCGACCAGCCTGGCGAGAACGGGAAGCTTGAAGTCATGTTTTGCAGCGTTGTCCCATCGCAACCGGGCCAAACCGGGGCAGGATTTCCAAGCCAAATCGACCTTTCCAAGGGTACTGCAGGAACTACCCGGCTGGCTTGCCGAAGTGCTGCCCCAGATGTCATTCCACTTCCTGGATCAAACAAGACAACCGCCTTTCCATTCTATAGGGATCTAGAGAAGCAGGTCCTGCCCTTCTACTACCTCGAGTACGACCTGGACGACATTGCTGAACAACAGTTCATTGCAGTGGTGGAGAAGGCAACGAATCCCACCCAAGGTTTCGTGATTGCCGAGTTCAGCGAGCAGTCGCAGTCACACCAAACGGCACAGATCGGCCTTCAACGTCTGCTCACCTCGGGCTTGAAGTTCACCATGCCTGCTGCACGACCGATGGTGACGGAAACCAAGGTGCCATCCTTGCAGTCGAGCTTGCTAGCCTACAACTTGCGCCTGAGCAGCCACTCATGTGGCAACAAAGAGGAGCTCTTCGCCCCGATGGTGAGGCAGTATCTAGTGGAGCCGTTTGAGTCGAAGTATTTTGTCAATGTACGCGATGCGCCGATCAGCCTTCACGGTGTTGCTCCCTACGTCCCTCCGCCCCTTGCCAAGAGGTCCGCCAGCGAGGATGGACTGAGCTTTCAGTTTTGGACCGATCCTACTTGCGATTCCAGCATTgaggttgagcttgaggTGGATTTCAGTGGTAGTCTCGGCAAGCTGTATATGCGCTACCGTACCGTCTTTGCTGCGTTCCCGCTGCTCGTGGTGGCTCTCGTGTTGCGCAAACAGTTCCGCGTCTACGATACCACGGGTGTGTTCATCACCTTCACAGAAAGCTTGGATCTTTGCCTCAGGCAGTCCATTCCGTTGATGCTTGCGTCGCTCACCATGTTGACCGTGGCCACGGCCAACCCGAACCCAGCTGGCAGCGCAAGCTTCTGGCATTGGAACAAGAGCACATCTTCGCTGGTCGATTTCCACCTCAACGACTATCTGATCGGTACTCAGGACCCGATGTTTCTGTTCTTGATTCCCATGATTGGAATAATATGCGTCGGAGTGTGCACCGTCTTCAATTACATCACACTTGCCCTCACGCACTTGTTGAGCAGCCTCTTCAACCTGTTGGCATTCCGCCCTGCGTGGGTTCGCAATGATGAACGCAAGAAACAAGGAGGCGCCGGGTTTCTGCCGTCATCACCCAGGCGCAGAATGATCACGACAGCCGTCTTACTATTCCTCGTGTCTACAGCCATCCCGTACCAGTTTGCCTATCTGGTTGCCTGCCTGGTCCAACTGACAACCACAGTACGCGCGCAGCGAATCGCCCAGGAACTCCAGTCAGCAGCCAACTCGAGCTTTTACAACTACGTCCATTCGATTCTCATCCTCATGCTCTGGATCCTTCCCATCAACCTGCCAACGCTCGTGGTCTGGATACACAATCTGGCTGTTCATTGGCTCACGCCCTTCACCTCGCACCACAATGTATTGTCCATCATGCCATTCATCGTCCTTGTGGAGACCTTGACCACGGGCAAGATGGTTCCTCCGGTCACCGGTAGGATGAAGCACCTCACGAGCATTCTGCTGTTCGGCATTGCCATCTATGCTGCCGTGTATGGAATCTCTTACGCCTACACATTACACCACCTGGTCAACCTGGTCGCGTTTTGGCTGGTTATCCTTCACTCCACCTCGGACTCTTGGCCAATATCGGGGTTAAAACACTTGTACGAAGGAGACGCCGAGGACCGCAAGGGCGGTAAAGAGCCATGA
- the TMS1 gene encoding Membrane protein tms1 (EggNog:ENOG503NW06; COG:S) produces MGALLSLPLMAVPSLGTLLSFGASCCGAATCSMVCSACGKCGNSVATRIAYALILLVNSILSWIMLTKWAIEKLQHLMLDYVKIKCGEGDCYGWLAVHRINFALGMFHLVLAGLMLGVHSSKNPRAAIQNGFWGPKIIAWLGLIVLTFFIPDTFFQFWGNYVALICAMLFLMLGLILLVDLAHNWAEYCLGQIEESESKTWRVVLIGSTLGMYVASLAMTVVQYVFFAGSGCSMNQAAITINLLLWLAISVISVHPTVQEYNPKAGLAQAAMVAVYCTYLTMSAVSMEPDETEDKHCNPLIAGQGTRTTTVVIGAIVTMLTVAYTTTRAATQSLGLGGKGGGQIRLPEEDEVDYEHSLITTQPDNSRRQMRAEALRRAVEEGSLPADALLSDDDDDHVHGHSPNGGTMDDERTSTQYSYAMFHVIFFLATAWVATLLTSDWDDGKVADGGDFATVGRTLWASWVKIVSGWVCYGMYTWTLVAPIVLPGRFEFE; encoded by the exons ATGggcgccctcctctccctcccgctGATGGCGGTTCCAAGCCTAGGCACA CTCCTCTCCTTCGGCGCAAGCTGCTGCGGAGCAGCAACCTGCTCAATGGTCTGCTCCGCCTGCGGAAAATGTGGCAACTCGGTCGCAACCCGCATAGCCTacgccctcatcctcctcgtcaactcGATCCTCTCCTGGATCATGCTCACAAAGTGGGCCAtcgagaagctccagcaCCTCATGCTCGACTACGTAAAGATCAAATGCGGCGAGGGCGACTGCTACGGCTGGCTAGCCGTCCACAGAATCAACTTTGCGCTCGGCATGTTCCACCTCGTCCTTGCCGGACTGATGCTGGGGGTTCACTCCTCCAAGAACCCTCGCGCGGCGATACAAAATGGTTTCTGGGGTCCAAAGATCATTGCTTGGTTGGGGCTGATCGTGTTGACTTTTTTCATTCCGGATACGTTTTTCCAGTTTTGGGGGAACTACGTCGCGCTGATTTGCGCGATGCTGTTTTTGATGCTGGGGCTGATTTTGCTGGTGGATTTGGCGCATAATTGGGCAGAGTACTGTCTTGGGCAGATTGAGGAGTCCGAGTCGAAGACCTGGAGGGTGGTTTTGATTGGGTCGACGTTGGGGATGTATGTGGCTAGTTTGGCCATGACGGTGGTGCAGTATGTGTTTTTTGCCGGGTCGGGGTGTTCGATGAACCAGGCGGCGATTACGATCAATTTGCTGCTCTGGCTGGCCATCTCGGTCATTTCGGTGCACCCGACTGTGCAGGAGTATAACCCCAAGGCCGGGCTGGCTCAGGCGGCCATGGTGGCGGTATACTGCACCTATTTGACCATGTCGGCCGTGTCGATGGAGCCGGACGAGACGGAGGATAAGCACTGTAATCCGTTGATTGCGGGGCAGGGGACGAGGACTACGACTGTGGTTATTGGTGCTATTGTTACGATGTTGACGGTGGCGTATACGACCACCAGGGCGGCGACGCAGTCtcttggtttgggggggaaaggtGGGGGACAAATTCggctgccggaggaggacgaggttgattATGAGCACAGCCTCATCACCACGCAGCCGGATAACTCGCGGCGTCAAATGCGTGCCGAGGCGCTGAGacgggcggtggaggaggggtccCTTCCGGCGGATGCGCTCTtgtcggatgatgatgatgatcatgtTCATGGGCACTCACCTAATGGCGGGACGATGGACGATGAACGGACGAGCACGCAGTACAGTTATGCCATGTTTCAcgtcattttctttttggcgaCGGCGTGGGTGGCGACGTTGCTGACGAGCGATTGGGATGATGGGAAGGTggcggatgggggggatTTTGCTACGGTGGGGAGAAcgctgtgggcgagctgggTCAAGATTGTGAGCGGGTGGGTTTGTTATGGGATGTATACTTGGACGCTCGTGGCGCCGATTGTGCTGCCGGGGAGGTTTGAGTTTGAGTAG
- the STR3 gene encoding cystathionine beta-lyase (EggNog:ENOG503NW0R; COG:E), giving the protein MASPSTPAQAAKKALSRVDLDGHALPPSPAPSSPHPGSRRYALATELVYTDSKDQYGASSIPIYQSATFKQTSSNGGNEYDYTRSGNPTRTHLERHLAKIMNATRCLAVGSGMGALDVITRLLKPGDEVITGDDLYGGTNRLLTYLKNNQGVVVHHVDTTNVDAVKEVITEKTAMVLLETPTNPLIKIVDVASIARASHEANSKALVVVDNTMLSPMLCNPLDLGADISYESGTKYLSGHHDIMAGVIAVNDAEIGDKMYFTINATGCGLSPNDSFLLMRGVKTLAIRMEKQQTSAQRIAEFLESHGFKVRYPGLRSHPQYDLHWSMARGAGAVLSFETGDVALSERIVEAARLWGISVSFGCVNSLISMPCRMSHASIDAKTRAERQMPEDIIRLCVGIEDVDDLIDDLTRALVQAGAVTLTIDGFHANEANGGSSTPSA; this is encoded by the exons ATGGCTTCCCCAAGTACGCCCGCGCAGGCCGCGAAGAAGGCCCTCTCCAGAGTCGATCTCGATGGCCATGCtctccccccatcacctGCCCCATCGAGTCCGCACCCTGGGTCACGCCGGTATGCTCTCGCAACCGAGCTCGTCTATACTGACTCCAAGGACCAGTATGGTGCCTCGAGCATCCCGATCTACCAGTCGGCCACCTTCAAGCAAACGTCTTCCAACGGCGGCAACGAGTATGACTACACTCGATCGGGAAACCCTACCCGGACCCATCTTGAACGCCAcctggccaagatcatgAATGCGACCCGCTGCCTGGCTGTCGGCTCGGGAATGGGTGCACTGGATGTCATTACACGCCTTCTGAAACCGGGTGACGAGGTTATCACGGGCGATGATTTGTATGGTGGCACGAACCGGCTTCTGACATATCTCAAGAACAAccagggggttgttgtgcaTCAcgtcgacaccaccaacgTCGACGCCGTGAAGGAGGTGATTACGGAGAAGACGGCCATGGTTCTGCTGGAGACGCCGACGAACCCGCTGATCAAGATCGTCGATGTCGCGTCGATCGCCAGAGCATCGCACGAGGCCAACAGCAAGGCATTGGTTGTCGTCGACAACACCATGCTGTCGCCCATGCTCTGCAACCCTCTGGATCTCGGCGCCGACATTTCCTACGAGTCCGGCACCAAGTACCTCTCCGGTCACCACGATATCATGGCCGGTGTCATTGCCGTCAATGACGCAGAGATCGGAGACAAGATGTACTTTACTATCAATGCTACCGGCTGTGGACTCTCCCCCAACGACTCCTTTTTGCTCATGAGGGGTGTCAAGACACTGGCCATCCGCATGGAGAAGCAGCAGACCAGCGCTCAACGAATTGCCGAGTTTCTCGAATCACACGGCTTCAAAGTTCGCTATCCAGGTCTCAGGTCTCATCCCCAGTACGATCTGCACTGGTCCATGGCTcgtggtgccggtgccgtgCTTTCCTTTGAGACTGGCGATGTCGCCCTTTCCGAGAGGATAGTGGAAGCTGCCAGGCTCTGGGGCATCAGTGTCAGTTTCGGCTGTGTCAATAGCTTGATCAGCATGCCATGCCGTATGAGCCATGCTAGCATCGACGCAAAGACAAGGGCGGAGAGGCAGATGCCTGAGGACATCATTCGCTTGTGTGTGGGTATCGAGGACGTGGACGATCTCATCGACGATCTTACTCGTGCT CTTGTGCAAGCCGGCGCTGTGACGCTGACGATCGATGGCTTTCACGCAAATGAGGCCAACGGCGGAAGCTCGACACCATCAGCTTAG